In Macrobrachium nipponense isolate FS-2020 chromosome 25, ASM1510439v2, whole genome shotgun sequence, one genomic interval encodes:
- the LOC135199092 gene encoding protein FAM200B-like produces the protein MHHDTIRAFMAKLDLWKCPIQQGNADSFRNLNSAVAHGNLVFEFKKQIITHVSDLKAEFIRCFPDIGEKREAWKFTRNPFQCEVADEVQGEFLELKLNSTAKDDFKDMDLETFWVKYQPVYPLTSHQALRILTMFGSTYLCETAFFTLVAIKTKIETA, from the coding sequence ATGCATCATGACACCATTCGAGCCTTCATGGCCAAACTCGACCTCTGGAAATGTCCAATTCAGCAGGGAAATGCAGACAGTTTTAGGAACTTAAATTCTGCTGTCGCTCACGGTAACCTTGTATTTGAGTTTAAGAAACAAATAATCACTCATGTAAGTGACTTGAAAGCAGAATTCATCAGATGCTTCCCAGATATAGGGGAGAAGCGTGAAGCCTGGAAATTCACCAGGAACCCATTTCAATGTGAGGTAGCTGATGAAGTCCAGGGGGAGTTTCTTGAGTTGAAGCTCAATTCCACAGCTAAAGACGACTTCAAAGATATGGATTTGGAGACGTTCTGGGTCAAGTACCAACCTGTTTACCCTCTGACCTCACATCAGGCTCTTCGGATTCTAACAATGTTTGGATCCACATATCTATGTGAAACTGCATTTTTCACGCTTGTTGCCATCAAAACCAAGATAGAAACCGCCTGA
- the LOC135199091 gene encoding protein FAM200B-like: MSESGHMRLLLAAIKTSSTFQLCPYHINRTRSGERQRKQAFPNFSVERYSQEQDRRIGSRYQRSNSQPRKSTFLGLAGGAPTMLGLQSWVCHKVKENNPSVISTRCILHREALASRTLPAEMRDVLNVAIKAVNFIKA; encoded by the exons ATGTCTGAATCAGGCCATATGCGCCTTCTTCTAGCTGCTATTAAAACGAGCTCGACATTCCAACTATGTCCATACCATATAAA CAGAACTCGTTCTGGGGAGAGACAGCGCAAACAAGCTTTTCCAAATTTCTCTGTTGAACGATACAGCCAAGAACAGGATCGACGAATTGGTTCAAGATATCAAAGATCAAACTCTCAACCAA gaaaatcaactttcttgggactcGCTGGTGGAGCTCCAACCATGCTTGGTCTGCAGTCATGGGTTTGTCacaaagtgaaagaaaataatCCCTCAGTAATAAGTACACGCTGCATACTTCATCGTGAAGCCTTAGCATCCAGAACTTTGCCTGCTGAAATGAGGGATGTCCTGAACGTGGCTATCAAAGCAGTCAACTTCATCAAAGCTTGA